The segment CTCTGTTTTACATCTGGTTGATTTGTTCATGAACTATGGTCCTATCGATTACTCAGAAAATAGTCTCTCATTCGATTTATTATGAGCTTGAACAGAAAAAAACAGATATTTTATGAAGTAGTCCTACATGTTGGAACAAGTATTTCTGTACTATAATGCTATTGAATAGAAATTCGATATTAACTATTTAAAACTTATTCTGCAGATAAATAATAGTTTGTAAGGGCCAATATTATTACAACCCTAACTTGATTATAAACATTTCTCACCGTAGTTAAAATTAGGATAAACTAATCACGTGAATAAACCATGAACTGTCTCATGACCTAAGCAATCAGATGACTGTTTTAATAATGTCAACATAACAAATGGACTATCCCACCACGTATGTAAATATAGTTCAGTACATATCGTACACTTTCTAATCTCATCACAGAGTGTTAACTTGCATGGTTACTAAAAGCGAAGTGCAAGTCGACTGAAAGCTTCATTATCGAACATCTTATCTATTCCGTCCACGATTAGAACTAAAAGGTGTACAGTAATAGATCGATGTTCTTGTCGTTGAGGTTTGAGGCGATGCTGAAATGATTTTAAATTTGTGTAAACTATTTTCATATCACTTCTTTTCATCAATCTGATTGTCATTATGTGAACCATTCTTGATAATTGGAAATTCTGTTAACAGCTtcatatcaatttatttattcggAGGACTATCAAATACGATAATTCACTAGAAATATAATTAGAGATAattggtagctagcagtggaatccatgatgtTCCTTTCACTCTATttggactcgtcatctggatgtacctgcatccgagAGTTAATGTTAACAATGTTCTCGAACCCAGTAGCGTTTGCTTCAATTGCCATTATGTTATTCTCTTGACTACTGAGCCCAGATAGCCACTgacttgtgaaatggggtgCTGCTCATAAGCCAATAatgagactgattaattgcagtcttatacaacaatgggaagatccaaacaaccaatacaaatgaagtACTAATTAACTTTTGGTACTATTGAACAGTTTCAGTAAATGATATCACAGGAACAAATATCTCCAAATTATCATTACTTTTCTTCTCATTAGCGAATACATAAATAAGTATTGATATTTAAACATTTTGGAGAGGCAACTAATTACATTTTTTGAATATAATGATTTCTGGAGGTTAGTCTTCAATGCAtcagtgattattattttgatctatGTCATTTAACTACTAATATTCTGACAATTAGTTATAATTATTGTATGGTTTAGAAACGAAACCTACACCATGTTAGAATGGCACCTATTGATTTACGAGAACACACTGTTCTAAATTTACGTAGAATCATCAATCATATACCGAAATGCATAAGATGGTATTCTGCAATCAGAAAATATGGAGGAATATTCTCATGTAAATAAGAAATTGGCAGGTTTATTTTATAAACGTGATATCTTTGTTGATATAGATCCATCGATATATGTATTTCTTTATTTCGCCTTTCATGTTAACATCTTAAAGTAATAAGTTTGAGTTGTGTATAACATCAAAATTAACGTTACTTCACCAAATAAACTCTAAGGGCTTTTGAAATTGAACCCTGTTGATAAATGTCACAAATTTCCAATAGTCATAATCTGAATTCCTGTGTCCTTCATAAAAGTTGAGATGCAATAAAATGATGGATTGTGTAGGTTGCAATACACTTGGATACCACTGTCCTTCTGCAAAACCGAAACAGTTTTTGATCAAATCTGAAAGAATTTCAGTTGAAGTCCAACAGATAGTTCCGGCTCTACCAAGTTTCAAACAACTAAACGACCGAGATACGTGTTGAATTCAAGTTCGAAACTAAGATTAATCTTCGACACAGCTCCATTATTAGAAAATATATGTCGATCAGTTACACAACACAACTCGTTATGTATCTGTGGCGGTTGATGAATTAATATTTATGCAAAGGAAAATGCTTCCTGTAATAATTACATGAAGATTATTAATAATTGTGAATACACTCTTCGAACACTTATAACCGTTACGTTTGGCTTCTTCACATTCCTTCACCATTTCTTTACACCCATTACCTTCCAGATTTTGTCCAATTAGTCTCCATTCGACTGTTGATAACCAGCCATCATTGACGTCGGTTTCAGCTACCGTCTGTCTTTTAAATTATCGCGTGTTTCAATTAAAAATGAATGTCACTAGATCATGCAAACGCTTCAGAATataacacaacaacaaataaatcCCACACTATTCACACCATGCACTCACATGTTATTAGAAATGACACTGTTTACTGAATATTAGCAAGTAGTATAGAGAAATACATAAAAGGGAGTTGGATAAAAGGAGAGTGAAGACAATATGTAAAAGAGATCAGTAAATGACTTATCTATAGTTTCTTGAAATTTATGATGGAGAAACAGACGACCAGGTCACATTGTTTTCTTGCAGATTCTTGTGTATGGAACAGATATTTCTCATCCAGTTACTTCTGAATTATCCATATAGAGTTCGATGGGGATTAATGTTTGATCAGTGTTGTGGATTCTTTCAAACTGTTGATCATTTAGATTCTCAACGAATTTGATAAGGATAGGACTGGAAAACAAGATTTCAATTTACGACTTGTAGTTATGAGAATGCTTGTAAAAGCGGTAAAACGTTTGTTAAAGAAGTAGGTTCACACTTGAGATTAAATAGTATTTGCTACTATTTATTCACGTCCTGAATAAAGTACATTACATGTATAATAATTTCCTTTCAGTGTTTCGTGTTGGTTCCAAAAACTGTGCAGTTTTCAGAATGTGACACTACACTCTCACAAGGAATACTGATTACATTATATTGAATGGTAACTGTGCTGACGTAACTTTGTAATCTCCTCAATTTCACACACATTTTCCAGTTATCCTCCATTTTGTGGTACATTGCATGATATCAAACTCGAAAAACGATTATTATCACCATTACCAACCAAATTTGTTATGACAAGCTTCTTATAAACACTCCATACGGTTGAGTAGGATGTCTCAGTGTAACTGCAGATCTCAACCATAAGgataaatataatttctttcgCCACCAATACTTTATATATTTGTCAAAACCACAATGTACTAGACCTATATTATAGTCTGATAAAATTTACTACTGTGTCATTTAGATTTCATACTTGTAATCTCTCACTTCGTTTAGACCACTCACATGCTCAAGCTCGTtgatataaaatttattattttaattaaagaaATTCTCAAACTTCGAAATCATATTTTAGCTAGCCCCTGAAGATGGATATTTTGAACTTCTTTCCCCAAACATACTGAAGAGAAAGACCGCAAAGGAGACCTATGTTTACttaacaaacaataaaatgtaATTAAGCTTTTTAAAACAtgaacaatttattgtttaacattACAACATTGATGACTCGTAGTTTAAAGGATTGTTATAAGCCGTCAACTGTTATTACCGTAGTACTCCATACGAAAGAGTTCGAAATAAGCAGCATGTATAACAAAAATAGGTGAAGATGGGAAGGTGAGAATTCAtatcttatttttattgaaCACTTTGACGAAATCACATCAAATACCTCGGACAACCAAACAGTGTGTTTTATTTTGTAGGTGCACTTTCATGTGTGCTTCAATTTGGAGGGCTTTGAACCCAAGGATATCAAGGTGACATCGACCGACGATTACGTCAAAGTACAAGCAAAGAAGGAGACAAAGACGGAAGATTCCAGTTGTTCTCGTGAATTTTGTCGCGTAATTGAACTCCCTAAATCGATCGACCGCAACCAATTGAATTGTAGTCTAACTAGTGTGAGTTATGCAAAACACTGTATATGAGATCATTTGTTCTGTTTATTGTCACTCACAAATTAAACGTATCTGTTGCTAATTCGTTTACTTCAGGACGGTGTGTTGAAGCTTGGAGCTCCAGTTAATGTACCTGACTACCAATCACTCACATTCAATGATAACGGTCAGATCGCCATTCGGCCTAAATCACACAATCAAGTTCAAAATGCTCACAAACTGGCAGTCAAGGGTGAGCCAAATACATCTGTACTTATATTACACACTTATTGTTtgatcatttgttatttatagtTTAGCTCGTTTCCTTATCTCTTCTTAGGTGTTCATGGTTACTCCATCGTTGAAAACGAAAACGGTGGTAGAGATTTACATGTTGAAATGTCATTGGATCCAATCTATAAACCTGAAGATTTGTGCATCAGTGTTGATTCGAACCGATTTATGGTTTCGGGTTGTCACTACATGAATGGTGATCATTCGAGTTCCTATACTAAATTCACTCATTCATATGAAATTCCGGAAACACTGGACCCATTGTCTGTTTCTGCTCAAGTGATTGACCAAACGCTGGTTTTGGAAGCACCTCTGATGAAGTGTCATAAATTGGAACAGTGATATGA is part of the Schistosoma mansoni strain Puerto Rico chromosome 1, complete genome genome and harbors:
- a CDS encoding putative alpha crystallin A chain [Contains: Alpha crystallin A chain, short form] — translated: ILNEFDKDRTGKQDFNLRLVVMRMLVKAVHFHVCFNLEGFEPKDIKVTSTDDYVKVQAKKETKTEDSSCSREFCRVIELPKSIDRNQLNCSLTSDGVLKLGAPVNVPDYQSLTFNDNGQIAIRPKSHNQVQNAHKLAVKGVHGYSIVENENGGRDLHVEMSLDPIYKPEDLCISVDSNRFMVSGCHYMNGDHSSSYTKFTHSYEIPETLDPLSVSAQVIDQTLVLEAPLMKCHKLEQ